The Nocardioides salarius genome includes a region encoding these proteins:
- a CDS encoding SDR family NAD(P)-dependent oxidoreductase — protein sequence MGRFDGRVVVVTGGARGIGFGTATRFAEEGASVAIVDLDEAAASEAAGRLPLVDGAKAAGIGADVSNGESVEAAVTRVVEELGGIHVVVNNAGITRDNLLFKMTEDDWDLVMGVHLKGAFLMTKAAQKHFVEQKYGKIVNISSVSALGNRGQANYSAAKMGIQGFTRTLGIELGPFGINANAVAPGFIATEMTDATAARLKMDVDEFRALSAEANPVKRVGFPEDIAAAVAFLASDEASYITGQTLYVDGGAKLG from the coding sequence ATGGGTCGTTTCGACGGACGCGTCGTCGTGGTCACCGGGGGAGCGCGGGGCATCGGCTTCGGCACCGCCACCCGTTTCGCCGAGGAGGGCGCCTCGGTCGCCATCGTCGACCTCGACGAGGCCGCTGCCTCCGAGGCCGCGGGCCGCCTGCCCCTCGTCGACGGCGCCAAGGCCGCCGGCATCGGTGCCGACGTCAGCAACGGCGAGTCGGTGGAGGCCGCGGTCACCCGGGTCGTCGAGGAGCTCGGCGGCATCCACGTGGTGGTCAACAACGCCGGCATCACCCGCGACAACCTGCTGTTCAAGATGACCGAGGACGACTGGGACCTCGTGATGGGCGTGCACCTCAAGGGCGCGTTCTTGATGACGAAGGCCGCCCAGAAGCACTTCGTGGAGCAGAAGTACGGCAAGATCGTGAACATCTCCAGCGTCTCGGCGCTGGGCAACCGCGGCCAGGCCAACTACTCCGCGGCCAAGATGGGCATCCAGGGCTTCACCCGCACCCTGGGCATCGAGCTGGGCCCCTTCGGTATCAACGCCAACGCCGTCGCGCCCGGTTTCATCGCCACCGAGATGACCGACGCCACCGCGGCCCGGCTCAAGATGGACGTCGACGAGTTCCGCGCCCTCTCGGCCGAGGCCAACCCGGTCAAGCGGGTCGGCTTCCCCGAGGACATCGCCGCGGCCGTGGCCTTCCTGGCCAGCGACGAGGCGTCGTACATCACTGGCCAGACCCTGTACGTCGACGGCGGCGCCAAGCTCGGCTGA
- a CDS encoding HIT family protein codes for MSECVFCRVVAGDLEADLVLETDDLVGFLDQRPVFKGHVLLVPREHVVTLPDLPARLRDPFLAAAQRIAGAVVDELGAQGSFVAVNNTVSQSVPHLHLHVVPRTKGDGLRGFFWPRQKYADGERAAYAARLRAALG; via the coding sequence ATGAGCGAGTGCGTCTTCTGCCGCGTCGTGGCCGGCGACCTGGAGGCCGACCTGGTCCTCGAGACCGACGACCTGGTCGGCTTCCTCGACCAGCGCCCGGTCTTCAAGGGTCACGTGCTGCTGGTGCCCCGCGAGCACGTCGTGACCCTGCCCGACCTGCCGGCCCGGCTGCGCGACCCCTTCCTGGCCGCCGCCCAGCGCATCGCCGGGGCGGTCGTCGACGAGCTCGGCGCGCAGGGCAGCTTCGTCGCGGTCAACAACACGGTCAGCCAGTCGGTGCCCCACCTGCACCTGCACGTGGTGCCGCGCACCAAGGGCGACGGGCTGCGCGGGTTCTTCTGGCCGCGGCAGAAGTACGCCGACGGCGAGCGGGCGGCGTACGCCGCGAGGCTGCGCGCGGCGCTGGGATGA
- a CDS encoding M15 family metallopeptidase, whose protein sequence is MPLGPARSPRRPVHSLLGHSRSGHLRHRHRPHRLLPALVLALALVLPAAGPAAADPDPGPGPDPAPEPVATVLTAEAPARYAGSRVPVRLLLTDEAGEPVAGAALRLERRRDGVWSEVPAGPTDDTGSATAEVEAARAPKDNRVRASYEGDETHAPSSTGLVRLRLRRRNAEVRLNGPGSVVDEQSVRLRVRVTTGAGEPVEGPVRLERRAGRRWVEEERLRLDQRGRAATRVAPREDTRYRARVTRRPWLDSGTSTVHRLDNRPPGTPVALPKGAPRPRRSLPAQPRAVGEGANAKVSRIPGGVWKQMTGRSWHAGCPVGRASLRLLRINYWGYDGYRYRGELVAHADAVGRMSRALADMYARELPIRSMYRVDRFGWSKRLKGADDHASMAAGNTSAFNCRQVVGRPGVRSPHSWGRSLDVNPWENPYRTSGGWLPTGWWVGRSHPRVAWRSGSHAVVSLMRGHGVRWTYGTADAHHFDAPAGGGRTAGRGDRPHLPPVCDHEVCH, encoded by the coding sequence GTGCCTCTCGGACCAGCACGATCCCCCCGCCGCCCTGTCCACTCCCTCCTCGGCCACTCCCGCTCCGGCCACCTGCGCCACCGTCACCGGCCGCACCGGCTGCTGCCGGCCCTGGTGCTCGCCCTGGCGCTGGTGCTGCCCGCCGCCGGCCCCGCGGCCGCCGACCCCGACCCGGGTCCCGGGCCCGATCCCGCGCCGGAGCCCGTCGCCACGGTGCTCACCGCCGAGGCGCCCGCCCGGTACGCCGGCAGCCGGGTGCCGGTGCGCCTGCTGCTCACCGACGAGGCCGGTGAGCCGGTCGCCGGTGCGGCGCTGCGGCTCGAGCGGCGCCGCGACGGCGTGTGGAGCGAGGTGCCGGCCGGCCCGACCGACGACACCGGGAGCGCGACCGCCGAGGTCGAGGCCGCCCGAGCGCCCAAGGACAACCGGGTGCGGGCGTCGTACGAGGGCGACGAGACCCACGCACCCTCCAGCACCGGGCTGGTGCGCCTGCGGCTGCGCCGCCGCAACGCCGAGGTGCGGCTCAACGGGCCGGGCAGCGTGGTCGACGAGCAGTCGGTGCGGTTGCGCGTGCGGGTCACCACCGGGGCGGGTGAGCCCGTCGAGGGACCGGTGCGGCTGGAGCGCCGGGCCGGGCGCCGCTGGGTCGAGGAGGAGCGGCTGCGCCTCGACCAGCGCGGGCGGGCCGCGACCAGGGTCGCCCCGCGCGAGGACACCCGCTACCGGGCACGGGTCACCCGCCGCCCCTGGCTGGACAGCGGCACGAGCACCGTGCACCGCCTCGACAACCGCCCGCCCGGCACGCCGGTGGCGCTGCCGAAGGGCGCCCCGCGCCCGCGCCGCTCGCTGCCCGCGCAGCCGCGAGCGGTGGGGGAGGGGGCGAACGCGAAGGTCTCGCGGATCCCGGGCGGGGTCTGGAAGCAGATGACCGGTCGCAGCTGGCACGCCGGCTGCCCCGTGGGCCGCGCCTCGTTGCGGCTGTTGCGCATCAACTACTGGGGCTACGACGGCTACCGCTACCGCGGCGAGCTGGTCGCGCACGCCGACGCCGTGGGCCGGATGAGCCGTGCCCTGGCCGACATGTACGCCCGCGAGCTGCCGATCCGCTCGATGTACCGCGTCGACCGGTTCGGCTGGTCGAAGCGGCTCAAGGGCGCCGACGACCACGCCTCCATGGCCGCCGGCAACACCTCGGCGTTCAACTGCCGCCAGGTGGTGGGCCGTCCCGGGGTGCGCTCGCCGCACTCGTGGGGACGCTCGCTCGACGTGAACCCGTGGGAGAACCCCTACCGGACCTCCGGGGGCTGGCTGCCCACCGGCTGGTGGGTCGGGCGCAGCCACCCCAGGGTCGCCTGGCGCTCGGGCTCGCACGCGGTGGTGTCGCTGATGCGCGGGCACGGGGTGCGCTGGACCTACGGCACCGCCGACGCCCACCACTTCGACGCCCCCGCCGGGGGCGGGCGCACCGCTGGTCGCGGCGACCGGCCCCACCTGCCGCCGGTCTGCGACCACGAGGTGTGCCACTGA
- a CDS encoding potassium channel family protein — protein sequence MARNKHRAEEHRSRRPHRHGASDGGVVVLGLGRFGKSLALELVAEGTEVLGVDADPRIVQSLSGRLTHVVTADTTNEEAMRQLSVGDFDRAVVGVGNDLEASILSASVALNLGVPMVWAKAISQAHARILTQIGVHHVVRPEHDMGKRVAHLVRGRMLDYIEIDEGYAMVKTSPPAAMHGTSLAESDVRRRWGVTVVGVKSPGAAFTYATPETVLAAGDVIVVSGSRQDVERFSDMS from the coding sequence TTGGCTAGGAACAAGCACCGGGCCGAGGAGCACCGCTCCCGCCGCCCGCACCGGCACGGAGCCTCCGACGGCGGGGTCGTCGTGCTGGGGCTGGGGCGCTTCGGCAAGAGCCTGGCCCTCGAGCTGGTCGCCGAGGGCACCGAGGTGCTCGGCGTCGACGCCGACCCGCGCATCGTGCAGTCGCTCAGCGGCCGGCTGACCCACGTCGTCACCGCCGACACGACCAACGAGGAGGCGATGCGCCAGCTCTCGGTGGGCGACTTCGACCGGGCCGTGGTCGGGGTCGGCAACGACCTCGAGGCGAGCATCCTCTCGGCCTCGGTCGCGCTCAACCTGGGCGTGCCGATGGTCTGGGCGAAGGCGATCAGCCAGGCGCACGCCCGCATCCTGACCCAGATCGGGGTGCACCACGTGGTGCGTCCCGAGCACGACATGGGCAAGCGGGTCGCCCACCTCGTGCGCGGGCGGATGCTCGACTACATCGAGATCGACGAGGGCTACGCCATGGTCAAGACCAGCCCGCCGGCCGCCATGCACGGCACCTCGCTGGCCGAGTCCGACGTACGCCGCCGCTGGGGGGTGACCGTCGTCGGGGTCAAGAGCCCCGGCGCGGCCTTCACCTACGCGACCCCCGAGACGGTGCTGGCGGCCGGCGACGTGATCGTCGTGTCCGGCTCCCGCCAGGACGTGGAACGCTTCAGCGACATGAGCTGA
- a CDS encoding TrkH family potassium uptake protein: MHEARPRRFLRHPAQLVVLGFAGAVAVGTLLLLLPVSRTGTAGADLVTALFTATSAVCVTGLAVVDTGTYWSGFGQAVVLALIQVGGFGIMTLASLLGLLVWRRMGLRSRITAMAETRALGLGDVRSVVLGVARVSLLVEAVVAVPLGLRFWWAYDYSPGRAAYLGVFHSVSAFNNAGFALWSDSLTRYVTDPWICLPIAAAVILGGLGFPVVLELRRQLRRPRRWSLHTKITVSATLVLLVAGTVFVTANEWRNPATLGALDAGPGRVLAGFFQAVMPRTAGFNSLDYAQMHEGTLLGTVVLMFIGGGSAGTAGGIKVTTFVLLWFVIWAEVRGEQDVEAFGRRIDDRATRQALTVALLSVGVVTAATVALVEMTRLPTHQVLFEAVSAFATVGLSTGITADVGTHGHLVLTLLMFVGRLGPVTLVSALALRERRRAYSHPEERPIIG; this comes from the coding sequence GTGCACGAAGCCCGACCACGTCGGTTCCTGCGGCACCCCGCCCAGCTGGTCGTGCTGGGCTTCGCGGGTGCCGTCGCTGTCGGCACCCTGCTGCTGCTCCTGCCGGTCTCGCGCACCGGCACCGCGGGAGCCGACCTCGTCACTGCGCTCTTCACCGCCACCTCGGCCGTGTGCGTCACCGGGCTGGCCGTCGTCGACACCGGCACCTACTGGTCGGGCTTCGGCCAGGCGGTGGTGCTGGCGCTGATCCAGGTCGGTGGCTTCGGGATCATGACCCTGGCCTCGCTGCTCGGGCTGCTGGTGTGGCGGCGGATGGGTCTGCGCAGCCGGATCACCGCGATGGCCGAGACCAGGGCGCTGGGCCTGGGCGACGTGCGCAGCGTGGTCCTCGGCGTCGCGCGCGTCAGCCTGCTGGTCGAGGCCGTGGTCGCGGTGCCGCTGGGCCTGCGCTTCTGGTGGGCCTACGACTACTCGCCCGGGCGGGCGGCGTACCTCGGCGTCTTCCACTCCGTCTCCGCCTTCAACAACGCCGGCTTCGCGTTGTGGTCCGACAGCCTGACCCGCTACGTCACCGACCCGTGGATCTGCCTGCCGATCGCGGCCGCCGTCATCCTCGGCGGGCTGGGGTTCCCGGTGGTGCTCGAGCTGCGCCGCCAGCTGCGCCGGCCGCGGCGCTGGAGCCTGCACACCAAGATCACCGTCTCGGCGACGCTCGTGCTGCTGGTCGCCGGCACCGTCTTCGTGACCGCCAACGAGTGGCGCAACCCGGCCACGCTGGGCGCGCTCGACGCCGGCCCGGGCCGGGTGCTGGCCGGCTTCTTCCAGGCGGTGATGCCGCGCACGGCGGGCTTCAACTCCCTCGACTACGCCCAGATGCACGAGGGCACCCTGCTCGGCACGGTGGTGCTGATGTTCATCGGCGGCGGCTCGGCGGGCACCGCCGGGGGCATCAAGGTCACCACCTTCGTGCTGCTGTGGTTCGTGATCTGGGCCGAGGTGCGCGGCGAGCAGGACGTCGAGGCGTTCGGACGCCGCATCGACGACCGCGCGACGCGCCAGGCGCTGACCGTGGCGCTGCTGTCGGTCGGCGTGGTCACCGCGGCGACCGTCGCCCTGGTCGAGATGACCCGCCTGCCCACCCACCAGGTCCTCTTCGAGGCCGTCTCGGCCTTCGCCACCGTCGGGCTCTCGACCGGCATCACCGCCGACGTCGGCACCCACGGGCACCTGGTGCTGACCCTGCTCATGTTCGTGGGCCGACTGGGCCCGGTCACGCTCGTCTCCGCCCTCGCCCTGCGCGAGCGGCGGCGCGCCTACAGCCACCCCGAGGAGAGGCCGATCATTGGCTAG
- a CDS encoding dienelactone hydrolase family protein: MTELVLFHHVQGLTDGVRALADDLREAGHTVHTPDVFEGRTFATLAEGMAFARESGFDTLTERAVAAAETLGPDLVYAGISFGVMAAQRLAQTRPGARGALLLESCVPVTGDWAFGPWPAGVPVQVHGMAEDPEFAGGGDLDAARELVEVVGAGAELFTYPGDQHLFTDRSLASYDAAATALLLERALAFLART; the protein is encoded by the coding sequence ATGACCGAGCTGGTGCTCTTCCACCACGTCCAGGGCCTCACCGACGGGGTCCGCGCGCTCGCCGACGACCTGCGCGAGGCTGGGCACACGGTGCACACGCCCGACGTCTTCGAGGGCCGGACCTTCGCCACCCTCGCGGAGGGCATGGCCTTCGCCCGCGAGAGCGGCTTCGACACGCTGACCGAGCGGGCGGTCGCGGCCGCCGAGACGCTGGGTCCCGACCTGGTCTACGCGGGCATCTCGTTCGGCGTGATGGCCGCCCAGCGGCTGGCCCAGACGCGCCCGGGGGCGCGCGGGGCGCTGCTGCTCGAGTCGTGCGTGCCCGTCACCGGCGACTGGGCCTTCGGGCCCTGGCCCGCGGGCGTCCCGGTGCAGGTGCACGGCATGGCCGAGGACCCCGAGTTCGCCGGCGGCGGCGACCTCGACGCGGCCCGCGAGCTCGTCGAGGTCGTGGGGGCCGGCGCCGAGCTCTTCACCTACCCCGGCGACCAGCACCTGTTCACCGACCGCTCGCTGGCGTCGTACGACGCGGCAGCGACGGCGCTGCTGCTCGAGCGGGCGCTCGCGTTCCTCGCCCGCACCTGA
- a CDS encoding ECF transporter S component: protein MSDTPTQSPQGSEWDLLANRLQQLRLEAGEPSYGEIARRVARGRLDAGLGEHEARVARTTVYDVFRTGRARVNLELVREIVRVLGGEDLDVDRWVAQCRRGGAAPAPAPAPVPATGTTPQSTPPPTREPTTHPTDDDPALPTPPPALRLAMVLAGLCVVVNLAGRFVVDVLQLPIFLDMIGTAVAAIALGPWYGVAVGLTSNLAGTAVSGTDSIPFALVNMAGALVWGYGVRRFAMGRTLLRFMGLNVLVAVTCTLVAIPVLVLLYGGGVGHSQDFVTATFIEMTGLLEVAVGLSNMVVSLGDKIISGFVALVACSTLPLALRRRTPLVLVSPRLGGPDS from the coding sequence GTGAGCGACACGCCGACCCAGTCGCCCCAGGGCAGCGAGTGGGACCTCCTCGCGAATCGGTTGCAGCAGCTTCGGCTCGAGGCCGGTGAGCCGTCGTACGGCGAGATCGCGCGTCGCGTCGCCCGCGGCCGTCTCGACGCCGGGCTCGGCGAGCACGAGGCCCGCGTGGCACGGACCACCGTCTACGACGTCTTCCGCACCGGCCGCGCCCGGGTCAACCTCGAGCTGGTCCGCGAGATCGTGCGCGTCCTGGGCGGCGAGGACCTCGACGTCGACCGCTGGGTGGCGCAGTGCCGCCGCGGCGGTGCGGCCCCCGCACCGGCACCCGCCCCGGTGCCCGCCACGGGGACCACGCCGCAATCCACACCCCCGCCCACCCGCGAGCCCACCACCCACCCCACCGACGACGACCCGGCGCTGCCGACGCCCCCGCCCGCCCTGCGGCTGGCGATGGTGCTGGCCGGGCTCTGCGTGGTGGTGAACCTGGCGGGGCGCTTCGTCGTCGACGTGCTGCAGCTGCCGATCTTCCTCGACATGATCGGCACCGCGGTCGCCGCGATCGCCCTCGGGCCCTGGTACGGCGTCGCCGTCGGCCTGACCAGCAACCTCGCCGGCACCGCGGTCAGCGGCACCGACTCCATCCCCTTCGCCCTGGTCAACATGGCCGGCGCGCTGGTCTGGGGCTACGGCGTGCGGCGCTTCGCCATGGGCCGCACGCTGCTGCGCTTCATGGGCCTCAACGTGCTGGTCGCCGTGACCTGCACCCTCGTGGCGATCCCGGTGCTCGTGCTGCTCTACGGCGGCGGGGTCGGGCACAGCCAGGACTTCGTCACCGCCACCTTCATCGAGATGACCGGCCTGCTCGAGGTGGCCGTCGGCCTGTCCAACATGGTCGTCTCGCTGGGCGACAAGATCATCAGCGGCTTCGTGGCGCTGGTCGCCTGCTCGACGCTCCCGCTGGCGCTGCGCCGGCGCACGCCCCTGGTGCTGGTCTCCCCCCGGCTCGGCGGCCCCGACTCCTGA
- a CDS encoding excinuclease ABC subunit UvrA translates to MPHDPSDHFVHVRGASEHNLQHVDVDLPRDALVVFTGVSGSGKSSLAFGTLYAEAQRRYFESVAPYARRLLQQVGAPHVQEITGLPPAVALQQRRGAPSSRSSVGTLTTLSNLVRMLYSRAGTYPAGAQRLGAEAFSPNTTAGACPECHGLGEVHDVAEDLLVPDPSMSIRDGAIAAWPGAWQGKNLLRVVKAVGIDVDVPFEQLSRTDRDWLLYTDEQPRVLVDRRGEPDDSTGRDYHGTFWSARKHVRHVLADTKSQMMRDKAMRFVRAVSCSACGGTGLQAASLAVTFRGLTIAETNALSFVDLAEQLRPVAELGEAAAATSSADSGESTEVAVRLCADLVARVDVLLGLGLGYLSLGRSSTTLSPGETQRLRIATQLRSGLFGVVYVLDEPSAGLHPADAEPLLDVLDQLKASGNSLFVVEHDLDVVRRADWVVDIGPGAGEGGGRVLYSGPVGGLEDVADSVTGAHLFGRVEPVERQRRTPHGWLHLRGVSRHNLDDLDVDLPLCTLTAVTGVSGSGKSTLVTQVLAELVRRHLGQKPDDEDDGALEIDVDDATGLESFDRLVRVDQRPIGRTPRSNLATYTGLFDAVRKLYAATPEARARGYGAGRFSFNVAEGRCETCQGEGFVSVELLFMPGTYAPCPACEGARYNPETLEIRHRGRSIADVLALSVDEAAEALDDVPAAVRSLATLREVGLGYLRLGQPATELSGGEAQRIKLATELQRARRGHALYLLDEPTAGLHPADIALLVHQLHRLVDAGNTVVVVEHDLATIAGADWVVDLGPAGGDGGGRVVATGTPAEVAAAEGSVTAPYLARHLAQRESARAGA, encoded by the coding sequence GTGCCCCACGACCCGAGCGACCACTTCGTCCACGTCCGCGGTGCCAGCGAGCACAACCTGCAGCACGTCGACGTCGACCTGCCCCGCGACGCGCTGGTCGTCTTCACCGGCGTCTCGGGGTCGGGCAAGTCCTCGCTCGCGTTCGGCACGCTCTACGCCGAGGCCCAGCGCCGCTACTTCGAGTCCGTGGCGCCCTACGCCCGGCGGCTGCTGCAGCAGGTCGGCGCACCCCACGTGCAGGAGATCACCGGCCTCCCGCCGGCGGTGGCCCTGCAGCAGCGCCGCGGGGCGCCGAGCTCACGCTCCAGCGTCGGCACCCTGACCACGCTGTCCAACCTGGTGCGGATGCTCTACTCGCGCGCCGGCACCTATCCCGCGGGCGCGCAGCGTCTGGGCGCCGAGGCGTTCTCGCCCAACACCACGGCCGGCGCCTGCCCCGAGTGCCACGGGCTGGGGGAGGTGCACGACGTGGCCGAGGACCTGCTGGTCCCCGACCCCTCGATGAGCATCCGCGACGGTGCGATCGCCGCCTGGCCGGGCGCCTGGCAGGGCAAGAACCTCCTGCGGGTGGTGAAGGCCGTCGGCATCGACGTCGACGTGCCTTTCGAGCAGCTCTCGCGCACCGACCGCGACTGGCTGCTCTACACCGACGAGCAGCCGCGCGTGCTGGTCGACCGGCGCGGTGAGCCCGACGACTCGACCGGCCGCGACTACCACGGCACGTTCTGGAGCGCGCGCAAGCACGTGCGGCACGTGCTGGCCGACACCAAGAGCCAGATGATGCGCGACAAGGCGATGCGCTTCGTCCGGGCGGTCAGCTGCTCGGCCTGCGGCGGCACCGGCCTCCAGGCCGCCTCGCTCGCCGTGACCTTCCGCGGGCTCACCATCGCCGAGACCAACGCGCTGTCCTTCGTCGACCTGGCCGAGCAGCTGCGACCCGTCGCCGAGCTGGGCGAGGCCGCGGCCGCCACGTCGTCGGCCGACTCGGGGGAGAGCACGGAGGTGGCGGTGCGGCTGTGCGCCGACCTCGTCGCCCGGGTCGACGTGCTGCTCGGCCTGGGCCTGGGCTACCTGTCCCTGGGCCGCAGCTCCACGACCCTCTCGCCCGGCGAGACCCAGCGCCTGCGGATCGCCACCCAGCTGCGCTCCGGGCTCTTCGGGGTCGTCTACGTGCTCGACGAGCCCTCCGCCGGCCTGCACCCCGCCGATGCCGAACCGCTGCTCGACGTGCTCGACCAGCTCAAGGCCTCGGGCAACTCGCTCTTCGTGGTCGAGCACGACCTCGACGTCGTGCGCCGCGCCGACTGGGTGGTCGACATCGGGCCGGGCGCCGGCGAGGGCGGCGGACGGGTGCTCTACTCCGGGCCCGTGGGCGGGCTCGAGGACGTGGCCGACTCCGTGACCGGGGCGCACCTCTTCGGCCGGGTCGAGCCCGTCGAGCGGCAGCGGCGTACGCCGCACGGCTGGCTGCACCTGCGCGGGGTCAGCAGGCACAACCTCGACGACCTCGACGTCGACCTGCCGCTGTGCACGCTCACCGCGGTCACCGGGGTGTCCGGCTCGGGCAAGTCGACCCTGGTCACCCAGGTGCTGGCCGAGCTGGTGCGTCGCCACCTGGGCCAGAAGCCCGACGACGAGGACGACGGCGCGCTCGAGATCGACGTCGACGACGCCACCGGCCTGGAGTCCTTCGACCGGCTGGTGCGCGTCGACCAGCGCCCGATCGGGCGCACCCCGCGCTCCAACCTGGCCACCTACACCGGCCTCTTCGACGCGGTGCGCAAGCTCTACGCCGCCACCCCCGAGGCCCGCGCCCGCGGCTACGGGGCCGGCCGCTTCTCCTTCAACGTCGCCGAGGGGCGCTGCGAGACCTGCCAGGGGGAGGGCTTCGTCTCCGTCGAGCTGCTCTTCATGCCCGGCACCTACGCCCCGTGCCCGGCCTGCGAGGGTGCGCGCTACAACCCGGAGACCCTCGAGATCCGGCACCGCGGCCGCAGCATCGCCGACGTGCTCGCGCTGTCGGTCGACGAGGCCGCCGAGGCGCTCGACGACGTGCCGGCGGCCGTGCGCAGCCTGGCGACGCTGCGCGAGGTCGGCCTGGGCTACCTGCGCCTGGGCCAGCCCGCCACCGAGCTCAGCGGTGGCGAGGCGCAGCGCATCAAGCTGGCCACCGAGCTGCAGCGTGCGCGCCGGGGGCACGCGCTCTACCTGCTCGACGAGCCGACCGCCGGGCTGCACCCGGCCGACATCGCGCTGCTGGTGCACCAGCTGCACCGCCTGGTCGACGCCGGCAACACCGTGGTGGTCGTCGAGCACGACCTGGCCACGATCGCGGGCGCCGACTGGGTGGTCGACCTCGGCCCGGCCGGGGGCGACGGCGGCGGCCGGGTGGTGGCCACCGGCACCCCCGCCGAGGTCGCCGCCGCCGAGGGCAGCGTCACCGCGCCGTACCTGGCCCGGCACCTGGCCCAGCGCGAGAGCGCCCGGGCCGGGGCCTGA
- a CDS encoding gluconokinase: MSATSPGRTGTVPHLVVMGVSGTGKTSVASLLAERLGLVFIEGDSLHPRANVAKMSAGQPLTDDDRAPWLAALAAEVRRHEAGGAATVLTCSALRRRYRDALRAGYAPGTRVFVHLEAPAALLRERMERREHFMPASLLDSQLATLEPLGADEAGLRVDVSAPLAVVVDRVVEALIAGRPGAGPPAGEPLVGPGR; encoded by the coding sequence ATGAGCGCGACCTCCCCGGGCCGGACGGGCACGGTGCCCCACCTCGTCGTGATGGGCGTCTCCGGCACCGGCAAGACGTCAGTGGCGAGCCTGCTCGCCGAGCGTCTCGGCCTGGTCTTCATCGAGGGTGACTCCCTGCACCCCCGGGCGAACGTCGCCAAGATGAGCGCCGGCCAGCCCCTCACCGACGACGACCGCGCACCCTGGCTGGCCGCGCTGGCCGCCGAGGTGCGCCGGCACGAGGCGGGCGGGGCCGCGACCGTGCTGACCTGCTCGGCGCTGCGCCGGCGCTACCGCGACGCGCTGCGGGCCGGGTACGCACCCGGCACCCGGGTCTTCGTGCACCTCGAGGCGCCGGCCGCGCTGCTGCGCGAGCGGATGGAGCGGCGCGAGCACTTCATGCCCGCCTCGCTGCTGGACTCCCAGCTCGCCACGCTCGAGCCGCTCGGCGCCGACGAGGCGGGGCTGCGCGTCGACGTCAGCGCGCCCCTGGCCGTCGTCGTCGACCGCGTGGTCGAGGCGCTGATCGCGGGCCGACCGGGGGCCGGACCCCCTGCGGGGGAACCGCTCGTCGGTCCCGGCCGGTAG